The Atlantibacter hermannii genomic interval TCTACCTGGGCAAAATCAAAAAATGGGATGACGAAGCGATCGCTAAACTCAACCCGGGCATGAAACTGCCGTCTCAGAACATCGCCGTCGTGCGTCGTGCTGACGGTTCCGGCACCTCCTTCGTATTCACCAGCTACCTGGCGAAAGTGAACGAAGAGTGGAAATCCAAAATCGGCGCGGGCTCTACCGTAAACTGGCCGACCGGTCTGGGCGGTAAAGGGAATGACGGCATCGCCGCATTCGTACAGCGTCTGCCGGGTTCTATCGGTTATGTTGAATACGCTTACGCCAAACAGAACAACCTGGCGTATACCAAACTGGTTTCTGCTGACGGCAAACCGGTCAGCCCGACCGAAGAGAGCTTCTCTAACGCGGCGAAAGGCGTGGACTGGAGCAAATCCTTCGCGCAGGACCTGACTAACCAGAAAGGTGACGATGCGTGGCCAATTACGTCCACCACTTTCATCCTGGTGCATAAAGAGCAGAAGAAACCGGAACAGGGCGCTGAAGTGCTGAAGTTCTTTGACTGGGCCTTTAAAGACGGCGCAAAACAGGCGAACGATCTGGATTACGCCAGCCTGCCGGATAACGTGGTTGAGCAGATTCGTGCTGCATGGAAAACCAACGTGAAAGACAGCAGCGGTAAAGCGTTGTACTGATTTGCCCCTGAGCCGCCGCGAAGAAATTTTCCGGCGGCTGCATAACGGGTAATGGCAATACCCTGAAAACTGGCGATAATGCCGGTTTTCAGGGTTCTGACAAAAGAGTGAATTATGGCTGCCACTAAGCCTGCATTTACCCCTCCGGGGAAAAACGGTGACATGATATTCAGCGCGCTGGTTAAACTGGCTGCGCTGATTGTGCTATTGCTGATGGGCGGCATTATCGTGTCCCTGGTCATCTCCTCATGGCCAAGCATTCAAAAATTCGGCTTCTCCTTCCTGTGGACCAAAGAGTGGGACGCACCGAATGATATCTACGGCGCATTAGTGCCGATCTACGGTACCCTGGTCACGTCGTTTATCGCCCTGCTGATTGCCGTGCCGGTGAGCTTTGGTATCGCCCTGTTTCTGACCGAACTGGCGCCGAACTGGCTGAAGCGTCCGCTGGGTATTGCGATTGAACTGCTGGCCGCGATCCCCAGTATCGTTTATGGCATGTGGGGGCTGTTCATTTTCGCGCCGCTGTTTGCCACGTATTTTCAGGAGCCGGTGGGCAACGTGCTCTCCGCGATCCCGTTCATTGGCGCGCTGTTTTCCGGCCCAGCGTTTGGTATCGGCATCCTGGCTGCGGGCGTTATCCTCGCCATCATGATCATTCCGTACATTGCGGCGGTGATGCGTGATGTGTTTGAGCAAACGCCGGTGATGATGAAAGAGTCCGCCTACGGCATCGGTTGTACGACCTGGGAAGTGATCTGGCGCATCGTGCTGCCGTTCACCAAAAACGGCGTGATTGGCGGCGTGATGCTGGGCCTGGGCCGCGCGCTCGGCGAAACCATGGCAGTGACCTTTATCATCGGTAACACCTACCAGCTCGACAGCGCATCGCTGTATATGCCGGGCAACAGTATTACCTCCGCGCTGGCGAACGAGTTCGCTGAAGCCGAATCCGGCCTGCATGTCGCGGCGTTAATGGAGCTGGGTCTGATCCTGTTCGTGATTACCTTTATCGTGCTGGCGATTTCTAAAGTGATGATTATGCGTCTGGCGAAAAACGAGGGGGCACGCTAATGGCCACCATCGAATGGCAAACTTCTCAGGAACTGGCGGAATCGCGTCGTAAAATGCAGGCGCGTCGTCGCGCCAAAAACCGCATAGCGCTGACGTTATCAATGGCCACCATGGCCTTCGGTCTGTTCTGGCTGATCTGGATTTTGGTATCGACTATCACCCGCGGCTTCGACGGCATGTCGCTGGCGCTGTTTACCGAAATGACACCGCCGCCGAATACCGCAGGCGGCGGTCTGGCGAACGCCCTGGCTGGCAGTGGTTTACTGATTTTCTGGGCGACCGCGTTCGGTACGCCGCTGGGGATCATGGCGGGCATCTATCTGGCGGAATATGGCCGCAAGTCCTGGCTCGCTGAAGTGATTCGTTTTATTAACGACATCCTGCTGTCCGCGCCGTCAATCGTTGTTGGCCTGTTTGTTTACACCATTGTGGTGGCGCAGATGGAGCACTTCTCCGGCTGGGCGGGCGTGATCGCGCTGGCGTTGCTGCAGGTGCCGATTGTTATCCGCACCACGGAAAACATGCTGAAGCTGGTGCCGGACAGCCTGCGTGAAGCGGCCTACGCGCTGGGAACACCAAAATGGAAAATGATTTCCGCGATCACCCTGAAAGCCTCGGTTTCCGGGATTATCACTGGTGTTCTGCTGGCCGTGGCGCGTATTGCCGGTGAGACCGCGCCGCTGTTGTTTACCGCGCTGTCTAACCAGTTCTGGAGCACCGATATGATGCAGCCGCTGGCGAACCTGCCGGTGACCATCTTTAAATTTGCTATGAGCCCGTTTGCCGAATGGCAACAGCTGGCCTGGGCCGGGGTATTGATTATCACCCTCTGCGTCCTGTTACTGAACATCATTGCGCGCGTACTGTTCGCGAAAAGCAAACACGGTTAATTACTGCGGCGCGGCGGATGCGGCGTCGATGAGGAAAAGAAAACGATGAGTATGGTTGATAAGACCCCCGGTAAAATTCAGGTTCGTGATTTGAACTTCTATTACGGGAAATTCCATGCCCTGAAGAATATCAGTCTGGATATCGCCAAAAACGAAGTGACGGCCTTTATCGGGCCGTCCGGTTGCGGCAAATCCACACTGCTGCGCACCTTCAACAAAATGTTCGAGCTCTATCCGGAACAGCGTGCGGAAGGCGAGATCATGCTGGATGGCGAAAACATCCTGAACCAGTCTCAGGATATCGCCCTGCTGCGCGCCAAAGTCGGTATGGTATTCCAGAAGCCGACGCCGTTCCCGATGTCGATTTACGACAACATCGCGTTCGGCGTACGCCTGTTTGAAAAGCTGTCACGTAGCGATATGGACGAGCGCGTACAGTGGGCGTTGACCAAAGCCGCATTATGGAATGAAACCAAAGATAAATTGCACCAGAGCGGGTACTCTCTTTCCGGTGGTCAGCAGCAGCGTTTATGCATTGCGCGTGGTATCGCAATCCGCCCGGAAGTCCTTTTGCTGGATGAACCTTGTTCAGCGCTCGACCCGATCTCAACTGGCCGTATCGAAGAGTTAATCACCGAGCTCAAGCAGGATTACACCGTGGTTATCGTCACGCATAACATGCAGCAGGCGGCGCGTTGTTCAGACCACACTGCGTTTATGTATCTTGGCGAACTGATCGAATTCAGCAACACGGATGACATCTTTACTAAGCCGAAGATGAAGCAAACGGAAGATTACATTACTGGCCGCTACGGTTGATGGGGAGTTAACCATGGACAATCTTAATCTTAATAAACACATTTCAGGTCAGTTTAATGCGGAGCTGGAAAACATCCGTACCCAGGTAATGACCATGGGCGGGCTGGTGGAACAACAGCTTTCTGACGCTATTACTGCCATGCACAATCAGGACGGCGAACTGGCGAAGCGCGTGATTGAGGGCGACCAGCAGGTCAACATGATGGAAGTCGCCATCGATGAAGCCTGTGTGCGTATTATTGCGAAGCGGCAGCCCACCGCCAGTGACCTGCGTCTGGTCATGGCGATCATTAAGACCATCGCCGAGCTGGAGCGTATTGGGGACGTGGCGGATAAGATTTGCCGCACCGCGCTGGAGAAATTCTCCCAGCAGCATCAACCGCTGTTAGTCAGCCTGGAATCTCTGGGCCGCCACACCGTTCAGATGCTGCATGATGTGCTGGATGCTTTCGCCCGTATGGACCTGGAAGAAGCGGTGCGTATTTATCGTGAAGATAAAAAAGTGGACCAGGAATATGAAGGCATCGTGCGCCAGCTGATGACCTATATGATGGAAGACTCGCGCACCATTCCAAGCGTGCTGACCGCCCTGTTCTGCGCCCGTTCCATCGAGCGTATCGGCGATCGCTGCCAGAATATTTGTGAGTACATTTTCTACTTCGTGAAGGGCCAGGATTTCCGTCACGTTGGCGGGGATGAGCTGGACAAGCTGCTGGCGGGTCGGGACCCGAAAGAATAAACATTAACGCCAGCGTCTGCTGGCGTTTTTCATTCAGGCTAGCGGGTGATATTCCAGCCGCGTGCACGCCACAGTTCAGGCAACTGTGACAGGTCGGTAAACGCTGTTACCTTCGGATGGTCGATCGGTTTATTGTGCGGATCGGCGCAGAAGTAATACACCTCCATACCTGCCGCAACGCCGGCCATCGCGCCCGCTGACGAGTCATCAACCAGCACGCAGTTTTTCACATCCACCCGCATCGCATCAGCGGCATGGTGCATTATCGCCGGATCGGGCTTCCAGCGCTGAATATCGTAACCGCTGTACAGCCGCTCCGGGAAATGGTCGAGCATGCCGGTTTTACCCAGCGAGTGCTGCATTTTGGTGACCGGGCCGTTAGAGACGATACACATCGGCACTGTCATGATTTTCAGCAGCTCAGCCGCCCCGTCGATTTCCACCAGCTCACTGTCAAACAGGCGAGCCACTTCGGCACGATAGACTGCTTCAAGATCGGCTTTGTTCAGATTAACGCCGTGCTGATTGCTGATGGTATCAATAATCTCGTAGAGCTTTATCCCCTTGAAGGTCTTGTGTACCTCCTCCAGGTCGAGCTGGATGCCATATTGCGCAAACATATGCACGTAAGCTTTAGAACAGATCACTTCGCTGTCCACTAACGTGCCATCACAGTCAAAAAATACCGCATCAATCCGGGACATGCCGTTTCCTTTGCTAAGAGTGAAACGGCATTTTACCTGATTGCGCAAATTTTTGCCCCGCGCAAACGATCCCGTATAAGCAAAATCAATGAAAAAAAGTGTGTGATATCCGTCAACCTGACGCTTTTTTGGTATAGGATAACCGGCGAATTTTCCCTCCTCATGTTCGGAAACTGATAATGAGCCAACAAAACGCTACTCCGGCTTCGCAACCGGGGGTGCTTGAGCGCGTGTTTAAATTGCGCGAGCACGGCACGACCGCCCGTACCGAAGTTATTGCCGGTATCACGACTTTCCTGACGATGGTGTATATCGTTTTCGTTAACCCGCAGATTTTGGGCGCTGGCTGGCATGGATACCAGCGCCGTCTTTGTTACTACCTGTCTGATCGCCGCTTTCGGCAGTATCCTGATGGGTTTATTCGCCAACCTTCCAGTGGCGCTGGCGCCTGCGATGGGCCTTAACGCCTTCTTCGCTTTTGTGGTGGTGGGGGCGATGGGCCTCTCATGGCAGATTGGCATGGGCGCGATCTTTTGGGGCGCTGTCGGCCTGCTGATCCTGACCATTTTCCGCGTGCGTTACTGGATGATCGCCAATATCCCGGTTAGCCTGCGCGTGGGTATCACCAGCGGTATCGGTCTGTTTATCGGCATGATGGGCCTGAAAAACGCCGGGATCATCGTGGCGAACCCGGAAACGCTGGTGACCATCGGCAACCTGACGTCGCATTCCACGCTGCTGGGCGCGCTGGGCTTCTTTATCATCGCCATTCTGGCGTCACGGAATATCCATGCTGCGGTGCTGGTGTCTATCGTTGTCACCACCCTGCTGGGCTGGATGCTGGGCGATGTGCAGTACCACGGCATTGTTTCCGCTCCGCCAAGCGTGATGAGTGTGGTAGGCCAGGTGGATCTGGCGGGCTCGCTGAATATCGGCCTGGCTGGCGTGATTTTCTCGTTTATGCTGGTAAACCTGTTTGACTCCTCCGGTACGCTGATTGGCGTAACGGACAAAGCGGGTCTGACCGATGAAAAAGGCCGCTTCCCGCGCATGAAACAGGCGCTGTACGTAGACAGCATCTCGTCGGTGACCGGCTCGTTTATCGGCACGTCTTCCGTGACTGCGTATATTGAATCGTCTTCAGGCGTATCTGTGGGCGGGCGTACCGGTCTGACCGCAGTGATTGTCGGCCTGCTGTTCCTGCTGGTGATTTTCCTGTCGCCGCTGGCGGGAATGGTGCCGGCCTACGCGGCTGCCGGCGCGCTGATTTACGTGGGCGTGTTGATGACTTCAAGCCTTGCGCGCGTGAAGTGGGACGATCTGACAGAAGCGGTGCCTGCGTTTATCACTGCCGTGATGATGCCGTTTAGCTTCTCTATCACAGAAGGCATTGCGCTGGGCTTTATCTCCTACTGCGTTATGAAAGTGTTCACGGCCGCTTCCGCGACCTGAGCGCCTGCGTGGTGGTGGTGGCGTTGCTGTTCACCCTGAAAATTGTCTTTATTGACGCGCATTAAACAAAAAGGGCCAGCATTGCTGGCCCTTTTTACATCAGTTACGCACTCGCTGAATAAACTCCCCAAACGCCGTTAACTGCCCGGTCAGATGGTCCAGCGTGCTCTGGTCGATCACCTCACCCGTCTGGGTATCCACTTTGTTCTGAATCACTCCGCCCATAAACTCCGGTTTGTTCATCACCATGGCGTCAAGAAACACCAGGATCTGGCGCAGGTGATACTGGCAGCGTGCGCCGCCAATGGCGCCCATCGAGCTGGTCTGGATTAATACCGGTTTGCCTGCCAGCGGCTGCTCAGGCAGACGCGACAGCCAGTCGATGGCGTTTTTCAGGCCGCCTGGTACCGAATAGTTATATTCCGGCGTCACTATTACTACGCCATCAGCGTCGCGGATTTGTGCCGCGATCGCTTCCACGCTTTGAGGAAAACCTTCTTCCTGCTGGATATCGGCATCATACAGCGGAATATCCGCAATGGTCGGCAGCGCCGTGATTTCCATGCCCGCCGGCGCCAGCTTCGGCAGCGTGCGGGCGACCATGGCATTAAACGAGCCTTTACGCAGGCTTCCCAGTAGTGTCACAACTTTTAGCGATTCAGACATGATGACTCCCGGACGTTAAAGAATGCGGATGATTGAGTATATGCGTTTTTTCATGCGGCAAACTGGTAAAACGCATCAGGCGCGAGGCTTCGTCATTACGGCGCGTGGCGATATCCGGCAGGCGCTTCCAGTTCTGTTGATGGAATTGCCAGAGTGTCAGCGTATCAATAGCGGGCGAGACGGCGACTGACCAAATCAAAATGTCTTCCGCATCGCAAAATGCCTCTATTTGCGGGCAGTTAATGGACGCGTAATTTACCTGCGGCGGGCTGAAGCTGTACCGCATCGGATGTCTCATTCTTCTCACCGATCATTTTCAACAGACTATGGCGCAGCGTGACCAGCTGCGTTTTTGCTTCCTCTGCATCATGTTGATTAGAGATCCACGTCGCTTCGTTGCTGGTGAAAGGAAAGGACTGATCGCCGGTATTGGGCAGCGTATACCCGCGCGTGGTGCGCTGTAGTGCCATATCGAGGCCGCAATATCCTTCGGTCGTCAGCGCCACACCCACCATGTTCCCGGCGTACGCGATTGAAAAATCCGCCAGATCGCGATCCCGGAACTGCGGTTTGCCTTGCGGGTTGGTGTGAATAGCGGGGAGTGTTTTAATGCCGAAAAACCGGAACATCATTTCGGCAAGTAATGAACGCGACGCTAAAAAACGCTGGCGCCGGTGCTCCGGTAACTGATTAGCCTGGTCAAGACTGGCGGCACACAGTCGGGGTGATAGCGTTTGGTCGGTGCTCAGCGTTCCTCGAGCAAAGTGCGTTGCCATTTGTCGCTCCGTGATAATGGTCTGGTGAGATTAATAATGTGAATAGCAGATAAGAAGACAATCAAAAAAAATATGCTTAGGTTTTAATGCGAATAATGCCATCAGAACCGTTCCGGGGAAGCAATTTTACAATTAAGTTTGTAATCGGCGGTAAACGACGTGCGTGGACGACTGATTTTCAGGCCAGCGGCTCCACCTGAGACCAGTTGTAGTTAGCCATTACTAACTTGCGTATGGCCTTCACGGAACCAAAACGGTGCTGCTGGCGGGCCAGAAAAAATGCCCGCCAGTGTTCAGGCAGCCGTTGGGCACGATAGCGCAGCAGTGTGCTGTGCCAGAACGGCGGCGGGAAGGCGGTATTGGCATAGCGCGCCTGAATATCCTGCCGCCAGTCAGAATCCAGCAGCGAGTCAGCCAGCGTCGCTCTGTCGGCGATACTGGCGGGATCGGGTATCCCTGCTAACAGCAACTGGCCCGGCAGCGCCACCAGCTGAAGATCGGTAATCGCAGTAAGCCTGGCTGGGTACTTTTTCCAGATATCCAGCAGGCTCGCGAGCTTTTCCGGACGTTGCTGGCGCGGGTAACGCGGCAGCGCAATGGCCAGAAAGGTAAAGTGCAAACCATGCAGCGGCATCGCATCCGCCAGCGGATCGCCTTCGGCAAGCGCGTTTACCGCCGTGACTAACGCGTGCAACGCGTCAGAAAGAGGCGGCTGGATGCCCGTTACCGGCGCGAAAGTCTCTTTCTGGTAATAATCATTCTGCATCACTTCGCCGCAGCCAGGAGCATCACGCCATAACGACAGGGTGCGTTTACTGGTTTCCTGATAAAGCATGCTTAAATCAGCAGGCGAATGCATTTTGCCTTTACTTACCGATACAGAAGCTGGAGAAAATCCGCCCCAGCAAATCATCGGAGGTAAATTCGCCGGTGATTTCGCTCAGGCTCTGCTGGGCGAGACGCAGTTCTTCCGCCAGCAGTTCTCCGGCCCATGCGCCAAGCAGCTGCGCTTTGCCTTGTTCCAGATGTTGGGCTGCGGTTTCCAGCGCCTGCAGATGACGACGACGCGCCAGGAAGCCGCCTTCCATATTGGTGTCGAACCCCATGCTGTGTTTCAGATGATCGCGCAGCACGTCCACACCGTTACCGGTACGGGCAGAAAGGCGAATAAGTGAGTGACCATTTACTTCGCTTAATCCCTGAGGCTCGCCGGTAATATCGGCTTTATTACGCACCACGGTAATCGGTAATTTCTGCGGCAGACGGGCGATAAAATCGGGCCAAATCGCCGCCGGATCGGTGGCGTCTGTGGTGGTGCCGTCCACCATAAACAGTACCCGGTCAGCCTGTTCGATTTCCTGCCAGGCGCGTTCGATGCCGATACGCTCTACTTCATCGCTGGCTTCGCGCAGACCGGCGGTATCAATGATATGCAGCGGCATACCGTCAATATGGATATGCTCGCGCAGTACATCGCGGGTGGTCCCGGCGATATCCGTAACGATAGCCGCTTCGCGGCCCGCCAGCGCGTTCAACAGGCTCGATTTCCCGGCGTTGGGACGACCGGCAATCACGACTTTCATCCCTTCACGCAGCAGACTGCCCTGGCGCGCTTCGGCGCGTACCGCGTCCAGATCGGCCATCACGTCGTTGAGCTGCGCTTCGATTTTGCCGTCAGAAAGGAAGTCGATTTCCTCATCCGGGAAGTCGATAGCCGCTTCCACATAGATGCGCAGGTGAGTAAGTGCTTCCACAAGCTGATTAACGCGGGTAGAGAACGCGCCCTGCAACGAGTTAAGCGCTGAACGTGCCGCCTGTTCAGAGCTGGCATCAATGAGGTCGGCAATCGCTTCGGCCTGGGCTAAATCGAGCTTATCGTTCAGGAACGCACGCTCGGAAAACTCACCGGGCTTCGCGATACGTACGCCGGGGATGGTCAGGATGCGCTTTAACAGCAGGTCGAGGATTACCGGGCCGCCGTGGCCCTGTAATTCCAGCACGTCTTCGCCGGTAAAGGAGTTAGGGCCAGGAAACCACAGGGCGATACCCTGATCGAGGGCCGTATTATCCACGTCGCGAAACGGCAGATAGTCGGCATAGCGCGGCTTCGGGAGTTTGCCCAGCACCGCCTGAGCCACGTCACGTGCTTTCAGGCCGGAGATCCGCAAAATACCCACGCCGCCACGTCCCGGAGGCGTGGCCTGGGCGACGATTGTGTCGTTTTGGCTCATGAGGTTTCTCTATGGTTTCTGTCTGTAAATACTGAACAATAAAAAAGGCGGTCTATCGACCGCCTTCCATATTAGCTTTTACCGGTTATCGGATTAGGAGCTTTTCTTCTCGCGGCTGTGCAGGCCACGTTTCTCCAGACCACGATAAATCAGTTGCTGCTGAAGGATGGTCACCAGGTTACTGACGATATAGTACAGCACCAGACCTGACGGGAACCACAGGAAGAAGACCGTAAAGATGACCGGCATAAAGGTCATGATCTTTTGCTGCATCGGGTCGGTCACGGTGGTCGGCGACATCTTCTGGATGAAGAACATCGTCACGCCCATCAGGATCGGCAGAATGTAGTACGGGTCCTGGGCTGACAAGTCATGGATCCACAGAGCGAACGGCGCATGACGCAATTCGACAGAGCCCATCAGCATGTAGTACAGCGCAAGGAAGATAGGCATCTGAATCAACAGCGGGAAGCAGCCACCCCAGCGGGTTCACTTTTTCCGACTTGTACAGCGCCATCATTTCCTGGCTGATGCGTTGTTTATCATCGCCCAGACGCTCGCGCATGGCCTGAATCTTCGGCTGCAGCAAACGCATTTTCGCCATTGAGGTGTACTGCGCTTTAGTCAGCGGGTACATCACACCACGAACGATAAAGGTGATAGCGATGATCGAGAAGCCCCAGTTACCGAGGAAGCTGTGGATCCACTTCAGCAGCTTAAACAGCGGCTGAGAGATAAACCACAACCAGCCGTAATCCACGGTTAAATCCAGGTGCGGCGCAACGGCAGCCATTTTGTCCTGAATTTCCGGGCCAACCCACAAGGTGCTGCCCAGCGTGCCAGTCTGGCCCGGCTGAACCAGTACCGGTGCGGATTTATAACCAATCGCCGCGACACCATTACCCAGGTTTGCGGTGTAGAAGTTATTCGCGCCATCGTTACGCGGCACCCATGCG includes:
- the purP gene encoding putative permease is translated as MDTSAVFVTTCLIAAFGSILMGLFANLPVALAPAMGLNAFFAFVVVGAMGLSWQIGMGAIFWGAVGLLILTIFRVRYWMIANIPVSLRVGITSGIGLFIGMMGLKNAGIIVANPETLVTIGNLTSHSTLLGALGFFIIAILASRNIHAAVLVSIVVTTLLGWMLGDVQYHGIVSAPPSVMSVVGQVDLAGSLNIGLAGVIFSFMLVNLFDSSGTLIGVTDKAGLTDEKGRFPRMKQALYVDSISSVTGSFIGTSSVTAYIESSSGVSVGGRTGLTAVIVGLLFLLVIFLSPLAGMVPAYAAAGALIYVGVLMTSSLARVKWDDLTEAVPAFITAVMMPFSFSITEGIALGFISYCVMKVFTAASAT
- the yieE gene encoding phosphopantetheinyl transferase, with amino-acid sequence MATHFARGTLSTDQTLSPRLCAASLDQANQLPEHRRQRFLASRSLLAEMMFRFFGIKTLPAIHTNPQGKPQFRDRDLADFSIAYAGNMVGVALTTEGYCGLDMALQRTTRGYTLPNTGDQSFPFTSNEATWISNQHDAEEAKTQLVTLRHSLLKMIGEKNETSDAVQLQPAAGKLRVH
- the pstS gene encoding phosphate ABC transporter substrate-binding protein yields the protein MKVMRTTVATVVAATLSMSAFAVNAAASLTGAGATFPAPVYAKWADTYQKSTGNKVNYQGIGSSGGVKQIIANTVDFGASDAPLSDEKLQQEGLFQFPTVIGGVVLAVNLQGVKSGELVLDGKTLGDIYLGKIKKWDDEAIAKLNPGMKLPSQNIAVVRRADGSGTSFVFTSYLAKVNEEWKSKIGAGSTVNWPTGLGGKGNDGIAAFVQRLPGSIGYVEYAYAKQNNLAYTKLVSADGKPVSPTEESFSNAAKGVDWSKSFAQDLTNQKGDDAWPITSTTFILVHKEQKKPEQGAEVLKFFDWAFKDGAKQANDLDYASLPDNVVEQIRAAWKTNVKDSSGKALY
- the pstB gene encoding ATP-binding component of high-affinity phosphate-specific ABC transport system, with translation MSMVDKTPGKIQVRDLNFYYGKFHALKNISLDIAKNEVTAFIGPSGCGKSTLLRTFNKMFELYPEQRAEGEIMLDGENILNQSQDIALLRAKVGMVFQKPTPFPMSIYDNIAFGVRLFEKLSRSDMDERVQWALTKAALWNETKDKLHQSGYSLSGGQQQRLCIARGIAIRPEVLLLDEPCSALDPISTGRIEELITELKQDYTVVIVTHNMQQAARCSDHTAFMYLGELIEFSNTDDIFTKPKMKQTEDYITGRYG
- a CDS encoding phosphopantetheinyl transferase — its product is MRYSFSPPQVNYASINCPQIEAFCDAEDILIWSVAVSPAIDTLTLWQFHQQNWKRLPDIATRRNDEASRLMRFTSLPHEKTHILNHPHSLTSGSHHV
- the yfbT_2 gene encoding putative phosphatase, translated to MSRIDAVFFDCDGTLVDSEVICSKAYVHMFAQYGIQLDLEEVHKTFKGIKLYEIIDTISNQHGVNLNKADLEAVYRAEVARLFDSELVEIDGAAELLKIMTVPMCIVSNGPVTKMQHSLGKTGMLDHFPERLYSGYDIQRWKPDPAIMHHAADAMRVDVKNCVLVDDSSAGAMAGVAAGMEVYYFCADPHNKPIDHPKVTAFTDLSQLPELWRARGWNITR
- the pstA gene encoding phosphate ABC transporter permease, whose product is MATIEWQTSQELAESRRKMQARRRAKNRIALTLSMATMAFGLFWLIWILVSTITRGFDGMSLALFTEMTPPPNTAGGGLANALAGSGLLIFWATAFGTPLGIMAGIYLAEYGRKSWLAEVIRFINDILLSAPSIVVGLFVYTIVVAQMEHFSGWAGVIALALLQVPIVIRTTENMLKLVPDSLREAAYALGTPKWKMISAITLKASVSGIITGVLLAVARIAGETAPLLFTALSNQFWSTDMMQPLANLPVTIFKFAMSPFAEWQQLAWAGVLIITLCVLLLNIIARVLFAKSKHG
- the phoU gene encoding phosphate transport system regulatory protein PhoU yields the protein MDNLNLNKHISGQFNAELENIRTQVMTMGGLVEQQLSDAITAMHNQDGELAKRVIEGDQQVNMMEVAIDEACVRIIAKRQPTASDLRLVMAIIKTIAELERIGDVADKICRTALEKFSQQHQPLLVSLESLGRHTVQMLHDVLDAFARMDLEEAVRIYREDKKVDQEYEGIVRQLMTYMMEDSRTIPSVLTALFCARSIERIGDRCQNICEYIFYFVKGQDFRHVGGDELDKLLAGRDPKE
- the pstC gene encoding phosphate transporter permease subunit PstC, with amino-acid sequence MAATKPAFTPPGKNGDMIFSALVKLAALIVLLLMGGIIVSLVISSWPSIQKFGFSFLWTKEWDAPNDIYGALVPIYGTLVTSFIALLIAVPVSFGIALFLTELAPNWLKRPLGIAIELLAAIPSIVYGMWGLFIFAPLFATYFQEPVGNVLSAIPFIGALFSGPAFGIGILAAGVILAIMIIPYIAAVMRDVFEQTPVMMKESAYGIGCTTWEVIWRIVLPFTKNGVIGGVMLGLGRALGETMAVTFIIGNTYQLDSASLYMPGNSITSALANEFAEAESGLHVAALMELGLILFVITFIVLAISKVMIMRLAKNEGAR
- the yidC gene encoding 60 kDa inner-membrane protein, coding for MLMGSVELRHAPFALWIHDLSAQDPYYILPILMGVTMFFIQKMSPTTVTDPMQQKIMTFMPVIFTVFFLWFPSGLVLYYIVSNLVTILQQQLIYRGLEKRGLHSREKKSS
- the azr gene encoding putative NADPH-dependent FMN reductase, yielding MSESLKVVTLLGSLRKGSFNAMVARTLPKLAPAGMEITALPTIADIPLYDADIQQEEGFPQSVEAIAAQIRDADGVVIVTPEYNYSVPGGLKNAIDWLSRLPEQPLAGKPVLIQTSSMGAIGGARCQYHLRQILVFLDAMVMNKPEFMGGVIQNKVDTQTGEVIDQSTLDHLTGQLTAFGEFIQRVRN
- the trmE gene encoding tRNA modification GTPase TrmE, with translation MSQNDTIVAQATPPGRGGVGILRISGLKARDVAQAVLGKLPKPRYADYLPFRDVDNTALDQGIALWFPGPNSFTGEDVLELQGHGGPVILDLLLKRILTIPGVRIAKPGEFSERAFLNDKLDLAQAEAIADLIDASSEQAARSALNSLQGAFSTRVNQLVEALTHLRIYVEAAIDFPDEEIDFLSDGKIEAQLNDVMADLDAVRAEARQGSLLREGMKVVIAGRPNAGKSSLLNALAGREAAIVTDIAGTTRDVLREHIHIDGMPLHIIDTAGLREASDEVERIGIERAWQEIEQADRVLFMVDGTTTDATDPAAIWPDFIARLPQKLPITVVRNKADITGEPQGLSEVNGHSLIRLSARTGNGVDVLRDHLKHSMGFDTNMEGGFLARRRHLQALETAAQHLEQGKAQLLGAWAGELLAEELRLAQQSLSEITGEFTSDDLLGRIFSSFCIGK
- the oxaA gene encoding inner membrane protein; translation: MGYPKELGSNEPFQLLETTPQFIYQAQSGLTGRDGPDNPANGARPLYNVESDSFALADGQNELVIPLTWTDAAGNTFTKSFTLKRGEYAVNVAYNVQNAGAKPLELSTFGQLKQTINLPSHRDTGSNNFALHTFRGAAFSTPDEKYEKYNFDKIADNENLNVSSNGGWVAMLQQYFATAWVPRNDGANNFYTANLGNGVAAIGYKSAPVLVQPGQTGTLGSTLWVGPEIQDKMAAVAPHLDLTVDYGWLWFISQPLFKLLKWIHSFLGNWGFSIIAITFIVRGVMYPLTKAQYTSMAKMRLLQPKIQAMRERLGDDKQRISQEMMALYKSEKVNPLGWLLPAVDSDAYLPCAVLHADGLCRIASCAVRSVDP